Proteins found in one Pseudomonas marvdashtae genomic segment:
- a CDS encoding TusE/DsrC/DsvC family sulfur relay protein, producing MNALTVGARTLALDKDGYLADRCDWSADVATALAAAEGIELSPEHWEVLELLRAFYDEFQLSPATRPLIKYTALKLGVDKGNSLHLNRLFKGTPAKLAAKLAGLPKPTNCL from the coding sequence ATGAATGCGTTGACCGTGGGCGCGCGCACCCTCGCGCTGGACAAGGACGGCTACCTTGCCGACCGATGCGATTGGTCGGCCGACGTCGCCACGGCCCTGGCCGCCGCCGAAGGCATCGAGCTGAGCCCCGAGCACTGGGAAGTCCTCGAATTGCTGCGGGCCTTCTATGATGAATTCCAGCTCTCCCCCGCGACTCGGCCGCTGATCAAGTACACCGCGCTGAAACTCGGCGTGGACAAGGGCAACAGTCTGCACCTGAATCGATTGTTCAAAGGCACTCCCGCCAAACTCGCCGCCAAGCTGGCGGGCCTGCCCAAACCGACGAATTGCTTATGA
- a CDS encoding glutathione S-transferase family protein, which produces MGLLVEGRWQDQWYESKDGSFQREQAQRRHWITADGKNGFAADAGRYHLYVSLACPWAHRTLIFRKLKGLEDLIDVSVVSYLMLENGWTFDQAHGSTGDKLDHLQFLHQRYTADTPDYTGRVTVPALWDKQQQRIVNNESAEIIRMFNSAFDDLTGNDLDLYPEHLRREIDGLNERIYPAVNNGVYRAGFATTQPAYEEAFDQLFAELDRLEALLETRRYLAGEYLTEADIRLFTTMIRFDAVYFGHFKCNLRRIADYPNLSNWLRELYQWPGIAETVDFTHIQGHYYGSHKTINPNGIVPKGPKQDFTVAHDRERLSGKGIWRGIGN; this is translated from the coding sequence ATGGGTTTGTTGGTCGAGGGCCGCTGGCAAGACCAGTGGTACGAAAGCAAAGACGGCAGTTTCCAACGTGAGCAGGCGCAACGCCGTCACTGGATCACCGCTGACGGCAAGAACGGTTTTGCCGCCGACGCCGGGCGCTATCACTTGTATGTGTCCCTCGCCTGCCCTTGGGCGCATCGCACGCTGATCTTTCGCAAGCTCAAAGGCCTTGAAGACCTGATCGATGTCTCGGTAGTCAGCTACCTGATGCTGGAAAACGGCTGGACCTTCGACCAGGCTCACGGCTCCACCGGCGACAAACTCGACCATCTGCAATTTCTTCATCAGCGCTATACCGCCGACACGCCGGACTACACCGGTCGCGTCACCGTGCCGGCCCTGTGGGACAAACAGCAACAGCGGATCGTCAACAACGAATCAGCGGAAATCATCCGCATGTTCAACAGCGCTTTCGATGACCTCACCGGCAACGACCTGGACCTTTATCCCGAGCACCTGCGCCGGGAAATCGATGGGTTGAACGAGCGGATCTACCCGGCGGTGAACAACGGCGTCTACCGCGCCGGGTTCGCGACCACCCAGCCCGCTTACGAAGAAGCCTTCGACCAACTCTTTGCCGAACTGGATCGATTGGAAGCCCTGCTTGAAACCCGCCGCTACCTGGCCGGCGAATACCTGACTGAAGCGGATATCCGTTTGTTCACGACGATGATCCGTTTTGACGCGGTGTACTTCGGCCACTTCAAATGCAACCTGCGACGCATTGCCGACTACCCAAACCTGTCGAACTGGCTACGGGAGTTGTACCAGTGGCCTGGGATCGCTGAAACCGTGGATTTCACGCATATCCAGGGTCATTACTACGGCAGCCACAAGACCATCAATCCCAATGGAATCGTGCCCAAGGGGCCGAAGCAGGATTTCACGGTTGCCCATGATCGGGAACGGTTGAGTGGAAAAGGTATTTGGCGCGGGATCGGGAATTGA
- a CDS encoding GNAT family N-acetyltransferase, translating to MTLRIERTDAPTDAERQAILAPLRAYNTAQTGGSAPELVAWLVRDEHDEIVGGLYGRVFFRWLYIELLVVPEQARGQGTGSGLMQMAETLAREKNCVGIWLDTFDFQAPDFYRKHGFTECGQIDDYPPGHQRFFFQKRLTVD from the coding sequence ATGACGCTGCGAATCGAACGCACGGACGCCCCCACCGACGCGGAACGCCAGGCCATCCTCGCTCCGCTACGGGCCTATAACACCGCCCAGACCGGCGGAAGCGCCCCGGAACTTGTCGCCTGGTTGGTGCGGGACGAGCACGACGAAATCGTCGGCGGGCTGTATGGCCGGGTGTTCTTTCGTTGGCTCTATATCGAATTGCTGGTGGTGCCGGAACAGGCCCGGGGCCAAGGCACGGGCTCAGGGCTGATGCAGATGGCCGAGACGCTGGCCAGGGAGAAGAACTGCGTGGGTATCTGGCTCGACACCTTCGATTTCCAGGCCCCGGATTTTTACCGCAAGCACGGCTTTACAGAGTGCGGCCAGATTGACGACTACCCGCCTGGGCATCAGCGCTTCTTCTTCCAGAAGCGCCTGACCGTCGACTAG
- a CDS encoding replication-associated recombination protein A, which yields MDLFRSAPIAQPLAARLRATNLDEYVGQEHVLARGKPLREALEQGALHSMIFWGPPGVGKTTLARLLAEVSDARFETVSAVLAGVKEIRQAVEIAKQQAGQYGKRTILFVDEVHRFNKSQQDAFLPYVEDGTLIFIGATTENPSFELNNALLSRARVYVLKSLDEAAMRKLVHRALTEERGLGKRQLSLSDEGFQILFSAADGDGRRLLNLLENASDLAEDNSEIDVELLQSLLGDTRRRFDKGGEAFYDQISALHKSIRGSNPDAALYWFARMIDGGCDPLYLARRVVRMASEDIGNADPRALSLCLAAWDVQERLGSPEGELAVAQAITYLACAPKSNAVYMGFKAAMRSATEHGSLEVPLHLRNAPTKLMKQLGYGEEYRYAHDEPDAYAAGEDYFPEELEPQSFYQPVPRGLELKIGEKLNHLAQLDRLSPRQRRKP from the coding sequence ATGGACCTGTTTCGAAGCGCCCCGATTGCCCAGCCATTGGCCGCCCGCCTGCGGGCGACCAACCTGGATGAGTACGTCGGTCAGGAGCATGTGCTCGCCCGGGGCAAGCCCCTGCGTGAGGCCCTGGAACAGGGGGCCTTGCACTCGATGATTTTCTGGGGGCCTCCCGGCGTGGGCAAGACCACGTTGGCGCGGTTGCTCGCGGAAGTCTCGGACGCGCGTTTCGAAACCGTGTCGGCGGTGCTGGCCGGGGTCAAGGAGATCCGTCAGGCGGTGGAAATCGCCAAGCAGCAAGCCGGCCAATACGGCAAGCGCACCATCCTGTTTGTCGATGAAGTGCATCGCTTCAACAAGTCCCAGCAGGACGCCTTCCTGCCCTACGTCGAAGACGGCACGCTGATTTTCATCGGCGCGACCACCGAGAACCCCTCGTTCGAACTCAACAACGCCTTGTTGTCCCGGGCGCGGGTCTATGTCCTCAAGAGCCTCGATGAGGCAGCGATGCGCAAGCTGGTGCATCGCGCGTTGACCGAAGAGCGCGGCCTGGGTAAGCGTCAGCTCAGCCTCAGCGATGAAGGCTTCCAGATCCTGTTCAGCGCCGCCGACGGCGATGGCCGGCGCCTGCTCAATTTATTGGAAAACGCCTCGGACCTCGCCGAAGACAACAGCGAGATCGACGTCGAGCTGCTGCAAAGCCTGCTGGGCGATACCCGACGCCGTTTCGACAAGGGCGGCGAGGCGTTCTATGACCAGATTTCGGCGCTGCACAAATCCATACGCGGCTCCAACCCCGACGCCGCTCTTTATTGGTTCGCCCGGATGATCGACGGCGGCTGCGATCCGCTGTACCTGGCCCGACGCGTGGTGCGCATGGCCAGCGAAGACATCGGCAATGCCGATCCGCGGGCCTTGAGCCTGTGCCTGGCGGCCTGGGACGTACAGGAACGCCTTGGCAGTCCGGAAGGCGAGCTCGCCGTGGCCCAGGCCATCACTTATCTGGCCTGCGCGCCGAAAAGCAATGCCGTCTACATGGGCTTCAAGGCGGCGATGCGCAGCGCCACCGAACACGGTTCCCTCGAAGTCCCGTTGCACCTGCGCAACGCGCCGACCAAGCTCATGAAGCAACTGGGCTATGGCGAAGAATACCGTTACGCCCACGACGAGCCCGACGCCTACGCCGCTGGCGAAGACTATTTTCCCGAAGAACTCGAGCCCCAGTCATTCTATCAACCGGTGCCCCGTGGCCTGGAATTGAAGATCGGCGAGAAGCTCAATCATTTGGCACAGCTGGACCGACTGAGTCCACGGCAGCGGAGAAAACCTTGA
- the cysG gene encoding siroheme synthase CysG, with protein MDYLPLFHNLRGSRVLVVGGGEIALRKSRLLADAGALLRVVAPDIEPQLRELVSGSGGECILRGYVEADLDGCGLVIAATDDEPLNAQVSADAHKRCVPVNVVDAPALCSVIFPAIVDRSPLVIAVSSGGDAPVLARLIRAKLETWIPSTYGQLAGLAARFRNQVKGLFPEVQQRRAFWEEVFQGPIADRQLAGQGAEAERLLREKIDGQAPNAAGEVYLVGAGPGDPDLLTFRALRLMQQADVVLYDRLVAPAILELCRRDAERIYVGKRRSEHAVPQDQINQQLVDLARQGKRVVRLKGGDPFIFGRGGEEIEELAAHGIPFQVVPGITAASGCAAYAGIPLTHRDYAQSVRFITGHLKDGTSDLPWADLVSPAQTLVFYMGLVGLPVICEELIKHGRAANTPAALIQQGTTSNQRVFTGTLADLPRLVAEHEVHAPTLVIVGEVVQLREKLAWFEGAQGQV; from the coding sequence ATGGACTATTTGCCACTGTTCCACAACCTGCGCGGCAGCCGCGTGCTGGTGGTTGGCGGCGGGGAGATTGCCTTGCGCAAGTCCCGCTTGCTGGCCGATGCCGGCGCGTTGCTGCGGGTGGTCGCACCCGACATCGAGCCGCAGTTGCGGGAGTTGGTCAGTGGCAGCGGCGGTGAGTGCATCCTGCGCGGTTACGTGGAAGCGGACCTGGACGGCTGCGGCCTGGTCATCGCCGCCACCGATGACGAGCCGCTCAACGCCCAGGTCTCGGCCGATGCTCACAAGCGTTGCGTGCCGGTCAACGTCGTGGACGCGCCGGCGCTGTGCAGTGTGATCTTTCCGGCGATCGTCGACCGTTCGCCCTTGGTCATCGCGGTGTCCAGTGGTGGTGATGCTCCGGTGTTGGCGAGGCTGATCCGCGCCAAGCTGGAGACCTGGATTCCGTCGACCTACGGGCAACTGGCCGGGCTGGCGGCGCGTTTTCGCAATCAGGTCAAAGGCTTGTTTCCCGAGGTGCAGCAGCGTCGGGCTTTCTGGGAAGAAGTGTTCCAAGGTCCTATCGCCGACCGTCAATTGGCGGGGCAGGGTGCCGAAGCCGAGCGCCTGCTGCGGGAGAAGATTGACGGCCAGGCACCAAATGCGGCGGGCGAGGTGTATCTGGTGGGTGCCGGGCCGGGCGATCCGGACCTGCTGACCTTCCGCGCCTTGCGCCTGATGCAGCAGGCGGACGTCGTGCTTTACGACCGCCTGGTAGCCCCGGCGATCCTTGAGCTGTGCCGACGCGACGCCGAACGCATCTACGTCGGCAAGCGCCGTTCCGAACACGCCGTGCCCCAGGACCAGATCAACCAGCAATTGGTTGATTTGGCCCGGCAAGGCAAGCGTGTGGTTCGGTTGAAGGGTGGCGACCCTTTCATCTTCGGCCGCGGCGGCGAAGAAATCGAGGAACTGGCGGCCCATGGCATTCCGTTCCAGGTTGTCCCAGGCATCACCGCTGCCAGTGGATGCGCGGCCTATGCCGGGATCCCGCTGACCCATCGCGACTATGCGCAGTCGGTGCGTTTCATCACTGGCCATCTCAAGGACGGCACCAGCGACTTGCCATGGGCGGACCTGGTCTCCCCGGCGCAGACGCTGGTGTTCTACATGGGGTTGGTGGGGCTACCAGTCATTTGCGAGGAGCTGATCAAGCACGGCCGCGCGGCGAACACGCCGGCAGCGCTGATCCAGCAAGGCACGACGTCAAACCAGCGGGTCTTCACTGGCACCCTGGCGGACTTGCCACGGCTGGTGGCCGAGCACGAGGTCCATGCGCCGACGCTGGTGATCGTTGGGGAAGTGGTGCAACTGCGCGAGAAACTGGCGTGGTTCGAAGGGGCCCAGGGGCAGGTCTGA
- a CDS encoding glycosyl transferase family protein, which translates to MTDFPALTLETPAEHPFAQFVRILGKGKRGARNLTREEAREAMGMVLDEQVEETQLGAFLMLLRHKEESAEEMAGFTEALRQRLVVPALAVDLDWPTYAGKKRHLPWYLLAAKCLGQNGVRIFMHGGGAHTAGRLYTEQLLGFLNIALCRDWQQVGMALDNGGLAFMPLVDWAPQMQRMIDLRNTLGLRSPIHSLARILNPLGARCGLQSIFHPGYQAVHRNASGLLGDTAIVIKGDGGEIEINPDADSHLYGTTGGASWDEEWPRLAEQRHVKPETLDPEHLKAIWRGDVEDSYPQLALIATMALALRGLGLTREAAFDRARQYWDARDRSI; encoded by the coding sequence ATGACCGACTTTCCAGCGCTGACCCTCGAGACCCCGGCCGAACACCCGTTCGCCCAATTTGTGCGCATCCTTGGCAAAGGCAAGCGCGGCGCGCGCAACCTGACCCGCGAAGAAGCCCGCGAAGCCATGGGCATGGTGCTCGATGAGCAAGTCGAAGAGACCCAGCTCGGCGCGTTCCTGATGCTGTTGCGGCACAAGGAAGAGAGCGCCGAGGAAATGGCCGGCTTCACCGAAGCCCTGCGCCAACGCCTGGTGGTTCCGGCCTTGGCGGTTGACCTCGACTGGCCGACCTATGCCGGCAAGAAGCGCCACCTGCCCTGGTATCTGCTGGCGGCCAAATGCCTCGGGCAGAACGGCGTGCGGATCTTCATGCACGGCGGTGGCGCTCACACGGCGGGCAGGCTCTACACCGAACAGCTGCTCGGTTTCTTGAATATTGCGTTGTGCCGCGATTGGCAGCAGGTCGGCATGGCGCTGGACAACGGTGGCCTGGCGTTCATGCCGCTGGTGGACTGGGCCCCGCAAATGCAACGAATGATCGACCTGCGTAATACCTTGGGCCTGCGCTCGCCGATCCACTCCCTGGCACGAATCCTCAACCCGCTGGGTGCGCGTTGCGGCCTGCAAAGCATTTTCCATCCCGGCTACCAGGCTGTGCATCGCAATGCCAGCGGATTACTGGGCGATACCGCCATCGTGATCAAGGGCGACGGCGGCGAGATCGAAATCAACCCGGACGCCGACAGTCATTTGTACGGCACCACCGGCGGCGCCAGTTGGGATGAAGAATGGCCGCGACTGGCCGAGCAGCGCCACGTCAAGCCGGAGACCCTCGACCCCGAGCATTTGAAAGCGATCTGGCGCGGTGACGTCGAGGACAGCTACCCGCAACTGGCGCTGATCGCCACCATGGCCTTGGCCTTGCGCGGCCTGGGGCTGACTCGCGAAGCGGCTTTCGACCGCGCCCGGCAGTATTGGGATGCGCGGGATAGATCGATTTAA
- the ggt gene encoding gamma-glutamyltransferase — protein MKFQSLARTLIATSLTLSCFHVQAASQAPVAAENGMVVTAQHLATHVGVDVLKNGGNAVDAAVAVGYALAVVYPAAGNLGGGGFMTLQMADGRKTFLDFREKAPLAATADMYLDKDGNVVPELSTRGHLAVGVPGTVSGMELALKKYGSKPRAELIAPAIKFAEEGFVLEQGDVDLLETATEVFKKDMRDSGAIFLHNGEPMQAGQKLVQKDLAKTLREISTKGADGFYKGWVADALVTSSQANKGIITQADLDKYKTRELAPVECDYRGYHIISAPPPSSGGVVLCQIMNILDGYPMKDLGFHSAQGMHYQIEAMRHAYVDRNSYLGDPDFVQNPIDHLLDKNYAAKLRAAIEPQKAGDSNKIKPGVAPHEGSNTTHYSIVDQWGNAVSVTYTLNDWFGAGVMASKTGVMLNDEMDDFTAKVGVPNMYGLMQGEANAIAPGKAPLSSMSPTIVTKDGKTVMVVGTPGGSRIITATLLTILNVIDYGMNLQEAVDAPRFHQQWMPEETNLETFAASPDTLKLLESWGHKFAGPQDPNHIAAILVGAPSLGGKPVGKNRFYGANDPRRNTGLSLGY, from the coding sequence ATGAAGTTCCAATCCCTGGCCCGAACCCTCATCGCCACTTCGCTCACCCTCAGTTGCTTCCATGTGCAAGCCGCGTCCCAGGCCCCGGTTGCCGCCGAGAACGGTATGGTGGTGACGGCCCAGCATCTGGCGACTCACGTCGGCGTCGACGTGCTCAAGAACGGTGGTAACGCCGTGGATGCGGCGGTGGCGGTGGGCTATGCGCTGGCGGTGGTCTATCCCGCGGCGGGTAACCTGGGCGGGGGCGGTTTCATGACCCTGCAAATGGCCGATGGCCGCAAGACCTTCCTCGATTTCCGCGAAAAAGCCCCGCTGGCCGCCACGGCTGACATGTACCTGGACAAGGACGGCAACGTCGTTCCCGAACTCAGCACCCGCGGCCATTTGGCGGTAGGGGTGCCTGGCACCGTGTCCGGCATGGAGCTGGCGTTGAAGAAATACGGCAGCAAACCCCGCGCCGAACTGATCGCCCCGGCGATCAAGTTTGCCGAGGAAGGTTTCGTCCTGGAACAGGGCGATGTCGACCTGTTGGAAACCGCCACCGAGGTGTTCAAGAAGGACATGCGTGATTCCGGCGCGATCTTCCTGCACAACGGCGAGCCGATGCAGGCCGGGCAGAAACTGGTGCAGAAAGACCTCGCCAAAACCCTGCGGGAAATTTCTACCAAGGGCGCCGACGGCTTTTACAAAGGTTGGGTGGCCGACGCTCTGGTGACCTCCAGCCAAGCCAACAAGGGCATCATCACCCAGGCTGACCTCGACAAGTACAAGACCCGTGAGCTGGCGCCGGTGGAGTGCGATTATCGCGGCTACCACATCATTTCCGCGCCACCGCCCAGTTCCGGCGGCGTGGTGCTGTGCCAGATCATGAACATCCTCGATGGCTACCCGATGAAAGACCTGGGGTTCCATTCGGCCCAAGGCATGCACTACCAGATCGAAGCCATGCGTCACGCCTACGTCGACCGCAACAGTTACCTCGGCGATCCGGACTTCGTGCAGAACCCCATCGATCATCTCCTGGACAAGAACTACGCGGCGAAACTGCGGGCCGCGATCGAGCCGCAAAAAGCCGGCGACTCCAACAAGATCAAACCCGGCGTGGCGCCCCACGAGGGCAGCAATACCACTCACTACTCGATCGTCGACCAGTGGGGCAACGCCGTTTCCGTCACGTACACCCTCAACGACTGGTTCGGCGCCGGCGTGATGGCGAGCAAGACCGGGGTGATGCTCAACGATGAAATGGACGACTTCACCGCCAAGGTCGGCGTGCCCAATATGTACGGCTTGATGCAGGGTGAGGCAAACGCCATCGCGCCGGGCAAGGCACCGCTGTCGTCCATGAGCCCGACCATCGTCACCAAGGACGGCAAGACCGTAATGGTCGTCGGTACGCCCGGCGGCAGCCGCATTATCACCGCCACCTTGCTGACCATTCTCAACGTGATCGACTACGGCATGAACCTGCAGGAAGCGGTGGATGCGCCGCGCTTCCATCAACAATGGATGCCGGAAGAAACCAACCTGGAAACGTTCGCCGCCAGCCCCGATACGCTCAAGCTGCTGGAAAGCTGGGGCCACAAGTTTGCCGGCCCGCAGGACCCCAACCACATTGCTGCGATCCTGGTGGGCGCGCCGTCGCTGGGTGGCAAGCCCGTGGGCAAGAATCGCTTCTACGGCGCCAACGACCCGCGCCGCAATACCGGCCTGTCGTTGGGCTACTAA
- the serS gene encoding serine--tRNA ligase: MLDSKLLRSNLQDVADRLASRGFALDVARIEALEEQRKTVQTRTEALQAERNARSKSIGQAKQRGEDIAPLMADVERMAGELSAGKTELDAIQSELDSILLGIPNLPHESVPLGEDEDGNVEVRRWGTPTTFDFPVQDHVALGEKFGWLDFETAAKLSGARFALLRGPIARLHRALAQFMINLHVTEHGYEEAYTPYLVQAPALQGTGQLPKFEEDLFKISREGEADLYLIPTAEVSLTNIVAGEIVDAKQLPIKFVAHTPCFRSEAGASGRDTRGMIRQHQFDKVEMVQVVEPSKSMEALESLTANAEKVLQLLELPYRTLALCTGDMGFSAVKTYDLEVWIPSQDKYREISSCSNCGDFQARRMQARFRNPETGKPELVHTLNGSGLAVGRTLVAVLENYQQADGSIRVPEVLKPYMGGIEVIG, encoded by the coding sequence ATGCTCGATTCCAAACTGTTACGTAGCAACCTCCAGGACGTAGCGGACCGCCTGGCATCCCGCGGCTTTGCCCTGGACGTCGCGCGCATCGAAGCGCTGGAAGAACAGCGCAAGACCGTCCAGACCCGCACCGAAGCCCTGCAGGCTGAACGTAACGCGCGCTCCAAATCCATCGGCCAGGCCAAGCAGCGCGGTGAAGACATCGCGCCGCTGATGGCCGATGTCGAGCGCATGGCGGGCGAGTTGAGTGCCGGCAAGACCGAACTGGACGCGATCCAGAGCGAGCTGGATTCGATCCTGTTGGGCATCCCGAACCTGCCTCACGAATCGGTGCCGCTCGGCGAAGACGAAGACGGCAACGTCGAAGTGCGCCGCTGGGGCACGCCAACCACCTTCGATTTCCCGGTACAGGACCACGTGGCGCTGGGCGAGAAATTCGGCTGGCTGGACTTCGAGACCGCGGCCAAGTTGTCGGGCGCGCGTTTCGCCCTGCTGCGCGGGCCGATCGCCCGTCTGCATCGCGCACTGGCGCAGTTCATGATCAACCTGCACGTCACCGAGCACGGCTATGAAGAGGCCTACACGCCGTACCTGGTCCAGGCGCCTGCGTTGCAGGGCACCGGCCAGTTGCCGAAGTTCGAGGAAGACCTGTTCAAGATCAGCCGCGAGGGCGAGGCCGACCTGTACCTGATTCCGACCGCCGAAGTCTCGCTGACCAACATCGTGGCCGGCGAGATCGTCGACGCCAAGCAACTGCCGATCAAGTTTGTCGCTCACACGCCGTGCTTCCGCAGTGAAGCCGGCGCATCTGGCCGTGACACCCGCGGGATGATCCGCCAGCACCAGTTCGACAAGGTCGAGATGGTCCAGGTCGTCGAGCCGTCGAAATCCATGGAAGCCCTGGAAAGCCTGACCGCCAACGCCGAGAAGGTCCTGCAATTGCTGGAACTGCCGTATCGCACCCTGGCGCTGTGCACGGGCGACATGGGCTTCAGCGCGGTCAAGACCTACGACCTGGAGGTCTGGATCCCGAGCCAGGACAAATACCGCGAAATTTCGTCGTGCTCCAACTGCGGCGACTTCCAGGCCCGCCGCATGCAGGCGCGTTTCCGCAACCCGGAAACCGGCAAGCCGGAACTGGTCCATACCCTCAATGGCTCCGGCCTGGCGGTGGGTCGTACCCTGGTGGCAGTGCTGGAAAACTACCAGCAGGCCGACGGTTCGATCCGTGTGCCCGAGGTGTTGAAACCCTACATGGGCGGCATCGAGGTCATCGGCTAA
- the tusB gene encoding sulfurtransferase complex subunit TusB — MSTLHVLSHSPFGDNRLASCLRVLGSEDALLLCGDATYALQPGTVPFETLQSGSRRVFVLAEDAQARALPVPDWAEAIDYPAFVELSIQHDKVNNWL; from the coding sequence ATGTCGACTTTGCATGTATTGTCTCATTCGCCCTTCGGCGATAACCGCCTCGCCAGCTGCCTGCGGGTGCTCGGAAGCGAGGACGCGTTGCTGCTGTGCGGCGACGCGACGTATGCGCTGCAACCTGGCACCGTGCCGTTTGAAACGTTGCAGTCCGGCAGCCGCAGGGTGTTCGTACTCGCGGAAGACGCCCAGGCCCGTGCCCTGCCCGTTCCAGACTGGGCCGAAGCCATCGACTACCCGGCCTTTGTTGAGCTGTCGATCCAGCATGACAAGGTCAACAATTGGTTATGA
- a CDS encoding DUF6388 family protein: MAATEQQHERALEIFLDQRPELRVELDHLNPLLAQVKGETATQYRAERLHEAFEAEAERLGLFAWELTLQLTAASPQEYQAQRLEVHREVAEMAGMEWAEYCELNGLKAKH; this comes from the coding sequence ATGGCGGCAACCGAACAGCAACACGAACGAGCCCTGGAAATCTTTCTCGACCAGCGCCCCGAGCTGCGCGTCGAGCTGGACCATCTCAACCCGCTGCTGGCTCAGGTCAAGGGCGAGACGGCGACGCAATACCGCGCCGAGCGACTGCATGAAGCGTTCGAAGCCGAGGCCGAGCGCCTGGGCCTGTTTGCCTGGGAGTTGACCTTGCAGCTCACCGCTGCCTCGCCCCAGGAATACCAGGCCCAGCGCCTGGAAGTGCACCGGGAAGTGGCGGAGATGGCGGGGATGGAATGGGCGGAGTATTGCGAGCTCAATGGCTTAAAGGCCAAGCACTGA
- the tusC gene encoding sulfurtransferase complex subunit TusC: MAKSLLLISRQAPWSGPGAREALDVVLAGGAFDLPIGLLFLDDGVFQLVARQDAKAVQQKDLSANLQALPMFGVEDLFLCADSAAERGVATDALALGEVKVLSTPDVAALIDRYDQVITL; encoded by the coding sequence ATGGCCAAGTCTTTATTGCTGATCAGCCGTCAAGCGCCATGGTCCGGCCCTGGCGCCCGGGAAGCGCTGGACGTTGTGCTGGCCGGCGGCGCGTTCGACCTGCCCATCGGCCTGCTGTTTCTCGATGACGGCGTGTTCCAGCTCGTCGCCCGCCAGGACGCCAAGGCCGTCCAGCAAAAGGACCTGAGTGCCAACCTGCAGGCCTTGCCGATGTTCGGTGTCGAAGACCTGTTCCTCTGCGCCGACAGCGCCGCCGAACGCGGCGTTGCCACCGATGCCCTGGCGCTGGGCGAGGTGAAAGTACTGAGCACGCCGGACGTCGCCGCGCTCATTGACCGATACGACCAGGTGATCACCCTCTGA
- the tusD gene encoding sulfurtransferase complex subunit TusD yields MKFAIALFSAAHAPSSRRALLFAQAALAGGHEIVRLFFYQDGVYNAANSIVTPQDEQDLPRQWQAFVSDNQLDGVVCIAAALRRGVLNNEEAQRYQRSAASVEAPWALSGLGQLHDAIQDADRLICFGGA; encoded by the coding sequence ATGAAGTTCGCCATCGCGCTGTTTTCCGCCGCCCATGCGCCCTCCTCGCGCCGCGCCTTGCTGTTTGCACAGGCCGCGCTGGCCGGTGGGCATGAGATCGTGCGGCTGTTTTTCTACCAGGACGGCGTCTATAACGCCGCCAACAGCATCGTCACCCCCCAGGATGAGCAAGACCTGCCCCGGCAATGGCAAGCCTTCGTCAGCGACAACCAACTGGATGGCGTCGTGTGCATCGCGGCGGCATTGCGACGTGGCGTGCTCAATAACGAGGAAGCCCAGCGCTACCAGCGTTCGGCGGCCAGCGTCGAGGCACCGTGGGCCTTGTCCGGGCTGGGCCAGTTGCACGATGCAATCCAGGACGCCGACCGCTTGATCTGTTTTGGAGGCGCGTGA
- the crcB gene encoding fluoride efflux transporter CrcB encodes MIPLILAVSAGGVAGTLLRFATGNWINANWPRHFYTATLAVNIVGCLLIGVLYGLFLIRPEVPIEVRAGLMVGFLGGLTTFSSFSLDTVRLLESGQVPLALGYAAISVFGGLLATWAGLSLTKL; translated from the coding sequence TTGATCCCCTTGATTCTTGCGGTCTCTGCCGGTGGCGTCGCCGGCACGCTGTTGCGTTTCGCCACGGGTAACTGGATCAATGCAAATTGGCCACGGCACTTCTATACCGCGACGCTGGCCGTTAATATCGTGGGCTGTCTGCTGATCGGCGTTCTTTACGGCCTTTTTTTGATTCGTCCCGAGGTGCCCATCGAGGTGCGCGCGGGATTGATGGTCGGCTTTCTTGGCGGCCTGACGACTTTTTCATCCTTCTCACTGGATACGGTGCGCCTGCTGGAAAGCGGGCAGGTGCCGCTGGCCCTGGGCTACGCGGCCATCAGCGTGTTCGGCGGGCTGCTCGCCACCTGGGCCGGCCTGTCCTTGACCAAACTTTGA